From Lolium perenne isolate Kyuss_39 chromosome 5, Kyuss_2.0, whole genome shotgun sequence, a single genomic window includes:
- the LOC127298467 gene encoding nucleobase-ascorbate transporter 3, with translation MGEMNQPPPPPVGVPPPMGMGMGMQPMMNPPVGAGAMHPPHEQFHHLAYCVHSNPSWVQVAGLAFLHYLVMLGSTVMLASTIVPAMGGTPGDKARVIQSFLFMSGINTLLQTLVGTRLPTIMNASFAFVIPVLSIAKEVESQDLVDNHERFRHTMRTIQGALIVSSILNMILGFSRVWGAYAKKFSPVIMTPVVCVVGLGLFQIGFPQVGKCVEIGLPMLILAIVVQQYVPHYFRHMHDRTSFLFERYSLLLCISIVWAFAAILTAAGAYNRVSLKTQQHCRTDKSFLMSSAPWIKIPFPFQWGMPIFTAGHSFGMMGAVLVSAFESTGAHFATARLAGATPPPAHVLSRSIGLQGIGQFLEGMFGAPAGSSVSVENIGLLGLTKVGSRRVIQISTGFMIFFSIFGKFGAFFASIPLPIFAAIYCILFGIVAAVGVSFGQFQNNNSIRNIYIIGLSLFLGISIPQYFSEYTASAGRGPAHTNAGWFNDIINTVFGSGPTVALIVASGLDNTLEVRGHEADRGLSWFIPFLRRRKGYSDPRNEEFYSYPIRVHDFIPSRFL, from the exons ATGGGCGAGATgaaccagccgccgccgccgccggtgggcGTGCCTCCGCCGATGGGGATGGGGATGGGGATGCAGCCCATGATGAACCCACCGGTCGGCGCAGGAGCCATGCACCCGCCCCACGAGCAGTTCCACCATCTCGCCTACTGCGTCCACTCCAATCCTTCTTGGG TTCAGGTGGCGGGGCTCGCGTTCCTCCACTATCTTGTAATGTTGGGCTCTACCGTCATGCTCGCGTCAACTATTGTTCCTGCAATGGGTGGTACTCCT GGTGATAAGGCTCGTGTTATTCAGTCGTTCCTGTTTATGAGTGGCATCAATACTCTGCTCCAAACACTTGTTGGGACACGACTTCCAACAATTATGAATGCTTCCTTTGCATTTGTTATCCCAGTGTTGTCAATAGCCAAAGAGGTTGAGTCACAAGATTTAGTAGATAATCATGAG AGATTTCGTCACACAATGAGAACAATTCAAGGGGCTCTAATTGTTTCTTCTATCCTAAACATGATTCTTGGATTCAGCAGAGTGTGGGGGGCATATGCCAA GAAGTTCAGTCCTGTAATAATGACCCCTGTTGTTTGCGTCGTTGGTCTTGGACTATTTCAGATTGGCTTTCCTCAG GTCGGAAAATGtgtggagattgggttgccaatGCTAATCCTTGCGATTGTTGTGCAACAG TATGTGCCACATTACTTCAGGCATATGCATGACCGAACAAGTTTCTTGTTTGAGAGGTATTCGTTACTTCTCTGCATCAGCATTGTGTGGGCGTTTGCAGCTATCCTTACTGCTGCTGGTGCATACAACCGTGTTTCACTCAAGACACAGCAGCACTGCCGCACCGATAAGTCTTTCCTTATGTCATCTGCACCATG GATCAAAATTCCGTTCCCTTTTCAATGGGGTATGCCAATCTTCACTGCAGGTCATTCATTTGGAATGATGGGTGCTGTCCTTGTTTCAGCTTTTGAG TCAACTGGTGCACACTTCGCAACTGCACGTCTAGCCGGCGCAACACCACCCCCAGCTCATGTTCTTAGTCGAAGTATTGGTTTGCAG GGCATTGGGCAGTTCCTGGAAGGAATGTTTGGCGCACCAGCTGGCTCATCCGTATCTGT CGAAAACATTGGGTTACTTGGATTAACAAAAGTTGGCAGTAGGAGAGTGATCCAGATATCAACTGGCTTTATGATattcttctccatatttg GGAAATTTGGTGCCTTCTTTGCATCAATTCCATTGCCAATCTTTGCAGCAATTTACTGCATCTTATTTGGTATTGTAG CTGCTGTGGGAGTTTCGTTCGGGCAATTTCAAAATAATAATTCAATAAGGAACATCTACATCATTGGATTGTCCTTGTTCCTTGGCATCTCGATCCCTCAATATTTCTCTGAGTATACCGCTTCAGCAGGCCGTGGACCTGCCCATACAAATGCAGGATGG TTCAATGACATCATAAACACAGTCTTTGGTTCTGGCCCAACGGTGGCGCTGATCGTCGCGTCTGGTCTGGACAACACATTGGAGGTCCGGGGCCACGAGGCTGACCGAGGGCTCTCATGGTTCATACCATTTCTCCGCCGACGGAAAGGGTACTCGGATCCTCGAAACGAGGAGTTCTACAGCTACCCAATCAGGGTCCATGACTTCATCCCAAGCCGATTTCTCTGA